A window of Nomascus leucogenys isolate Asia chromosome 19, Asia_NLE_v1, whole genome shotgun sequence genomic DNA:
GAAATAATTCAGGTAGTTCCATAATAGGAAAAGTTGGAACTTTCTCTTAAAGTCCCCAACACTGATAGAAACACTGAAGAGACTAGAATCAATCAAATGCTCtatgtgaattattttatatgtggGGAGAGAGAGCAGCCGGGGACAATCAGATTTtaagagtggaaaggagaggtGAAAACCTTTAAACCTTTAACACAAATCTGTGGTGAGCAAGAAGTTTGATCACACAGTAAAAGCCTTTGGGTTGACGGCTCCTTGAAGTCAAGTTCAGAAGTGAAAAACATACAACAGAGAAATATATTGCAGGACCTAGGATTAAGACTTTGAAATTCACACTTGACAAGTTAAGTCCAGAGCTTTGAGCCCAACTCTGTGCTGAAGTTAAAAATGAGCATGGCCTCTCTTGTTCTGACATAGGCAAATAAACATTCCTGGCGCAGAAGGGGGTGTCAGTATCAAAGACACTGCATTTGGTTAAGCCACAGTTAGCAAAATAACATGGCTTCTCTCTTTCAGAGCGGAGAGCTGGTCTTCCACATggtatttattttacttaccGTAGTGATTGACGCTGTTTATAAGCCTCACTCCCACTTGGGCATGGTTATTAGTCATCAGTACAATATCAAATAAGTCCTGTTCATCAGGATATAGATCACGGAGTCTAGCATTGACATACTGTAGTGCCTGCAGGTTACAAACATGAATGTGTGTAAAGAGGGGCAGGCAGGGTGGATTTGGGGAGGCCAGAGAGGAAGCATCTCATCAGAGTCAAATTCAAGCACTGAAGAATCTTCACTGAGAGATTCTGGCTCCTTTAAGGAAGATTTATCCCATGCATTTCTGTATTATCAACCTCTCATTCATAGGAACTCAGTTAATGTTCACAATACATGAGTAATGTTTGTTGAAAATTGTTTCAACTTTGGGTTCACTAGAATTATCTCTGGGGGACAGGTAGAGAGTAGGGTCAGGCTAACCCTTTTATGCTTTGTCTatgtttaattgatttttaaaatctgcttttatCGATCATCTaatgattgttttttaattttgaaaaatatggacTGCTTCATGAATCTGCATGTCATCGTTGCCCAGAGGTCATGCAAATCGTCTCTgttttgttccaattttagtatatattcTGTCAAAGAGAGTACTTTGTGTATTAACACGTATCTTTAGGTTTGTGGCTCCTGCCTATGCTTTTACTATGTCTCGTAAGTACATTCTACCAACAACTTGTAGAGGTGTCATTTGTTTTTGCATGGTTATGATGTTGTGTAATATTTATATGAGCAGATCAAAGTTGTAGGTGCTATACATTTCGGTGTAAGTTCAGAGAACCTTACCTTCTCTATTAAAGTCACACCCCTAAGTGCCAAGggcatctttattttcttaatatgctATGTTTGGGGCCAGAAGAGCTAATGTGAATTTCATTTCACTGTAATATGGCGTTTTATTTCTACTACTCAGGATTGTAAACTCATTATGGCTTCTTAGCACTCCTTCGAGGGAGAGAGGCTTCTGTTACAGGTCTCATGATTAGGACTTTACTTAGGGAAGGCCAACATACCAAATCTAGGGCTGTGGGCTGGAGTCCCTTCCTCCACAGTCTGGAAGGCTGTGTGAAATCATAAACTGACCTGGGTCAGGTAGAAGGAGACAAGAATGACAGGGTGGGCTAGGAATCATCTGGGAAATTGGATGCCCTCCCAAGGGTTGGCCTGGGTCCCTCCCTCGCCATCGAGGCGGGCCAAAGACAGCTTGCAGAATACCTTGACTAAGCGGAACGCCGGGCCCGGGGTCAGGATGACGTTCTCATTGGTGAGCTGATACTCCATGTACTTTTCCAGACCCTCTTCCTCGTAGATTTTCCTGCCGTCCACCATGTTGAAGAGCACGCAGGATGAGAGAGCAATGGTGATGGCATTCTTGGGTTTGGGCTGCAGAGAGGGACGCCAACGGGAGGATAGTCACATAGCCACGAAGGGGACAGGGTTGGGGCTCCTCCAGGGTAGGGTGAGAGTAGGACAGCGGGCCCCTGCTTGGAGAAGCGGGATGCTGGAGACAGCTGAGGCTGGGACTCCCCGAAGTTTGGGGAGGAGAAGCGGGAGACAGGGGAGGACCTCCCTGCGCAGTGGAGAGAAGGGCGGCTGGAAGAGGCTCTGCTGCGGGCTGCAAGGAGGGGCGCCCCGGGTGCCAGGGGCGGCGGGCTGGCTCACCGGCCAGGGGCGCGAGCAGCTCGGGTTCTTCTCGTAGAACGACCTCATGGATGCCCAGTAGACAGCCTCGTAGTTGTCCTCGTCCtcccgctgctgctgctgctcggACAGAGAGTCGCGGTCCAGCTGGGTGGAGGCGGGGTAGATCCCCCTGCGCTGGCTGGAGGACTTCCACTCGGTGGGGGACGTGCGCGAATATTCCCGCGGCTGCGAGTCCCGGGTCTGGTGGTTTTCCCGCACGATGCCTTGGGCCCAGGCCTCCGGATTCTCTTGCATTTTGGTGCTGCGCCGGGAGCCAGGATCGGGCTCTGGGGGCGTGGGAGGCCGCGAGTCCAGCGACCGGGACGGCTGGGGCGACGCAGGTGGCTGGAGCGAGGGCTGCCCGGATAGTGGCGGCGGTGAGGAGTCATGCAGGCTTGGGGAGGTGGATGGAGTCCGGGAGCTCGTGGAGCTGCTGGGGAGCTGCAGCAAGACAATGGGCGTCTGAAGTCGAGGCGTGCCTGCCCATCTCCCGTCAAAGATCTGTCCCTTCTGCCTATTCCATTCCTAGACCTTGGATGGGTGCTGGTTCATCTCAGCTCCTTAAGTAGGGCTTAAGGGACCCGGACATTTCTAGGCCTCAGCAGCTTGATATTTCTGTTAAACAGACACAGAGACTGTCTGCTTCCATTCTCCCCTAGCTTCCCCATAAGcatttcacacatttttatttgtttggagtAGATAGGACCCAGTCCTCTTCCTCCGCCTTAGGCAGCTGACGCATGGTTTGCAAAGTTCTGTTCCCTGCTCGGCATATACCTACTCTGTCAGAGGCCTGCAGGTAGGACAGAGGGCGTGCAGAATGGATCTTGCTTGGCCAGTGCCTTAGTGTGCGACTTCCAGTTAACTCCATGAGCAAAGTGGGCCAGACATTCTCACAAGAACACTCTACATAGCACCTCAGGGCATGTCTCTCCCCGCTCCCCATGTGAATGATGCAGTGATGGCTGGGAAAGTCTCTTGTCTGGAGACTGGAGCATCTCCCCAGGGCCTTCAGAGCTCCTTGTGCCAGTGAAGCACAGTTACATAGAATCATCTTCCTAAACAGGAAAGGGCCATTCTAGAGAAAAAACTCCTTTTCTAAGGTGAGCAAGAAGTTATTAGGTATCCATATATGATTTCAGATTGTTTCACACATGACTCAAAAAAGCATGTTTTTGTTTAGATGATTGAGTCAAATCTGACAGAGATGATGATTTGGGTAGGAATGCATGCTCTCCCAGTGGCTGGTTCTGGATCATTCACTCTGCTTCCAAAATCTTAATCTcaaaactaactttttttttaaattgcttatgTGGTCAGGCCTAATTAAAAACTCAAAGCCCCACACAATCTGACACTCTTTTTCTCTTGTGGTgaccatttccttccttcttctaagAATCACAGTTAattactatttgttgaatgaaggaaggaaggaggaagtgtgCAGCCTCTAGATCTAGAGCCCCTGGGTTTTAATGCTAGCTCTACCACTTATTAATGTGAAACCTTAAACAAATTCCCTCTGTACTTCAGGTTTCTCAGTGGTAAAATGGGATTTATGGGCGGAAGGGAGTTCTCTTGAAGGCTAAATTAGCTAACACATGTAAAGCACAtaaacagggcctggcacatagaaagcatCAATAAATGTTAACCATTGTTATTATTCTATCATCTACTCCTCCCTTTCATCTTTACCTCTACCTTAGCACTGGTGTTCCTGCTTCTAGGCTCATCTATGGATGGAGCCTTGGCGGATGGGCTCCGGGATGTTCTAGACCATTGACTGCGCACAAGGTACCCTCGAGAGTCTGTCTTCCGCAGTGATGATTCTTGTGATCCCTGTGATGGAAAGAAGAAGCCCAAGGGTGTAAAACCCCATCAGCAACTCCTATTCTATACATGTGCCTGCAGAATAGTCATGTCAGGCTGAATATAGCAGCACCCAGTGAGAAGATCCCCGGCCTCAATGACTCTTAACTCAACCTGAACTCTTGTGTACTATTCTAACTCTGGTCTAGTCCTCACTTTTGTTTGGAGCATCTATGTGGGGGTCCACTTGAAAGAGCATCCAAAACCAAGatacaaacatattttttcaCTGTGACTCCTCTTATATAGAACTTAGTATGGTTCAccatttttcctcccttttgCTCACTTCCCTCGAGGATAAGCCTGTTAACAGATGCTGAAACAATATATCCACCATTTTTTACCAGACTGTAAAGATGAGGGCAGCTGGTGCCCCACTGAGGTTGCAGGGGGACTCTAAGGCAGCTGCTTAAAAGGAATGGAGCCCTCAAGCTTTTCTTTTAGGAGAAACAAGAATGAAGGAGACCATGAAGCAGCAAAGTAAAAGAGTTGATATTTGCCATATTCTTCCCCTCACCCAGATTGTCTGTGGTTCCCCTCCAGAATCAgtagtgtgatctctgctcaccctCATCATGGTGATCTGCTGGCCCTGCTCCCACAACAGGCACATGTGAATATAAATACGTATTGTGCGGCAGGGGCCAAGGGCTGTTCCCTCAGCTGCACAAAGGCAGCGTCTACACGACGAGTGACCCCGGAAGGGGCAACATCTCAGCGAGTGATTCGGATTGACTGCACGCCTCATCTGAAAGATTGTGCAGAAAGTGGTCAATGCCATGGCCagaccccctcccctccctgatTTGAACAAAGACCAGTCTCCTCCCTGTGTAGGCGGAGCAGAGGAGCCTGCTGTGATTCCACACATCCTAAGTGAACACTAGGGTATGGATGGAGGGGAAGGCAGGACCCAACCTCTCCTAGTTCCTTAACCTCCTCATGACGACATTAGGGACGCCTTAATACAATTCTCAACAGCTTGGTCTTCTCTCCCAGAACTCCCTGCCCCCTAACATTTTCCATTATGCTTTCTGCTCCTTAATTACCTCACCTCTGCTACAGAGATCGGCTCACCTGATAGCTCAGACGAACTCCTGTTTTGTcagattcctttcttttttctgcttctagACTCTCTTTTGAGGACCTCATTCCGGGCTCATTCTTGACAAGGAAACAAagaatgtttattaatttttaatctcaGGGCATTAGGAACTTTGGCTTTCGgaataaaaggataaagaaaacctagaatttatttatttgccaatGTAAAAAGGTATAAACTCTAGACCTTAGTTTCCCCTGTTCTAACAAGCATGAGTAAAAGgtaacacatattttattaaaaagaattatataaacAAGTTTTAATATAGAAACTTGCTGGTTCATAGATTTGAGATATAAAGCATTTATTGTTTAAAGACTGATAACATGGGAAATACTAGAGAATTGTGAAGTTTATATAGAataagtttggtttttttttctctattactcTGGAGATTGCTACATACGGAACTTTTCCTTGCCatttagaattcatttttttcttgttttcatcatcACTACAGCTCAAATTTTCTGTGGATCTAGCCTTACCAATATTAGATTGATTTCTAAATATAAGGACCTTAATCTCATACAAATTTATTGAAAGTCATGTCTTCTGTTCCTATCATCTAATTACTCATAGATCTAGAGTGGAAAGGGATTTCTTACCAACAAATTAACAACAGTTAGGGAAAACCAAGTAAAAGAGCACAAGGAGATAACTCACTTTATGGAAGTCTActcaaatatttatgttttcattttcatttggagGAGATACTTATTGGAGTATTATTTGAACTGTTTCGTGCTAAGTAAGTAGCTGCAATGTGATCAAGATTAGtgttatttatatgtttaagGAGCACAACTTCTAGGTTAGACCAAGATCCACTAGAGCAGTCTATATTCATCCGTTTATGCTCTGTGTCTTGCATGCAGGAAAAATCTCATCAATGTTAGTTGCATGAAAATATTAGTTGCATGAGAGAATGGCATAGCTGTATGGCTCCtgaactaattttaaaatcttttcatcaACCCTCACCCCCGTTATACATATACATAGCAGTCACCATAATATCCTCTTACTTCTAATTCCAAATGATATTTTGAATCCAGTTCCTTTTTTCTATCTCTATTATCATTGCCTTGTTCCAGGCCTCTGACCATCCTGGGACTACATTTTTAGAATATAGCCTTTCGAACAGGTTTCATGGCCTTAAATCCTCTCCACTTCTAGATCTGTCCACCATATTTATTTAGAGTAATATTTACAAGATGTAAATCTAGTAATGCTTCATTCCTGGATAAACACTTTCTTCACGTGATTTGACCAGGAGACTCATGATGTTTTCCCGTGTACCTGCTACTTGCATGCCCTTCACTCTATACTTTATCACTATGTTCTGCTAATACCAAGTGACTTGTATTTGCCTGCGTACTCCAGCCTTATTTCCTTATggtctcctcttctctcttgtgttcttcaaaacccagctcagtGTGACCTGGGGGAAGTTCCCAGAGTGAAATATTGCCCTGTGTTGCTTGTGTCTTTTGTACATACTTTTATGGAGCAATGAGTTGTCCTTTGTCTATTCTCTTTCCTACTAGGCCATGCATTCTTCAAAGACAGCCACTGTTTTTACCTTTTACTACTAACATATAAGCATATTCTAAATGAATACTGACTTATTGGAATCATTTATATACTAcatgttttaatctttttctttgctgtcttcattttttaaaaaattctccttcttcccttttctctgctctTTCCATTGTCtttattctctcccttctcttttcctccaccTGAAGCCATTATCTGAAATTATTTGATCATTGCAGAGCCTTTGCAGAGGCAAATGATGGACTGATATCCACATTTCTTCAGCCCCATGGCAAGATTCTAAGACACTCGATTCACTCACCTTTTTCTGTCTGAGAGATGTTTGACTCATTTTTTTAACTGTTGAAATTCGTTTGTTGTTATCCAGATTTTTGTCTCCCCAGCTCCATTTCCTGTCGCTTCCCTTGCTCAGTCTAGCTTTGCATTTAGAATGTCAAATTTATGACATCATATGTGATTCCATAGTAACAAACTGACTCTATGAATATGTGATtaaccttttcttaaaaaataaaaaaaagtttcttcattTTGAGTGTATCTGCTCATAGCcattatctttgttttcagaAATTGATGTCTAAACATTGTTCAAATGTTCAATATGTAGCAATATCAATATTAccacttccttctttttaaatctttttaagcATTTCTCTGCCATTCATTATATTAATCCCATTTGTGGCTGTCTGTTTCCTGGTACTGCCAAAATGAATGGCAAAGTCATTTGTGGTTCCAATCATTTATCCATGTTCATTCTGCCAGACAGACTTTGGAGGGCTTTCCTCAGACCTAGAGACTATTTTTGACAGCTGGGATTTTGTTCTAAACGTGGAGTTTAGACTTGAGTTTGAGTTTAGCTTTAATGTCTCGTGTTTCTTTCAATGGCAAAACCTGTTGAGGAAGACACTGCCAAAGCCCTTTCCCCATGGCTAGACTCAGTGTAGAATGTTACCTTTGCTGACCCATCCTTAACCCTTAACCCTGGGCTGCCCCATCCTTAACCCTTTAAACACTAAAGCTAAACTCAAACTCAAGTCTAAACTCCATGTCTAGAACAAAATCTCAGCTGTCAAAAATAGTTTCCAGATCTGAGGAAAGCTCCCCAAAGTCTGGGAGAGTGAACATGGATAAATGATTGGATCCACAAATGAGTTTGTGATTCATTTTGGCAAGTAACAGGGAAAAtacagctacaaataaaattgatatttgtAAAAAGTAGCCCCTAACTCTGGTTTACAGAATCTAAACATGTTCTCCATTTtagttttctccttttatcttcACCCAAGCTTTAGATAGGAGACATGTGCCATGCCAACCTGAGCTGGTGAAATCATCAAGGACTGAGGCAGGTTTCCAGCCTGTTTTCATGGGACAAGTTGATAGCTAAGGTTGAATATCAGAAGTTGTTGATGGTTTTAATTTAAGTTATCCAAGGAGTCTTTTAGTTAGTAAAACATTCAGGCTGTAGGTAAGAGTGCCTGGGTTTAAGTTATTTCATCTCTCCCCTACTCCCCACTGTACACCCAACCCCCACCATTCTACCCAAAATTTGTACAGGGGTCATTTGTTTTTGCATGGTTATGATGTTATAGTGTAATATTTGTATAAGTTATGTAGACAATCAAAGTTGTAAGTGCTATACATTTCAGAGTAACTTCGGAGAACCTTACCTTCTCTATAAAATCACACCCCTAAGTACCAAGAAAACGTCTTTATTTTCTTAGTATGCTATGTTTGGGGCCAGAGCAGCTAATGTGAATTTCATCTCATTGTAATAAGGTGTTTTATTTCTACTAGTCAGGATTATAAACTCATTATGGCTTCTTAGCACTCCTTCGAGGGAGAGAACAAAGGCTTCTGTTACAGGTTTCGTGAGTAGGACTTCACTTAGGGAAGCCTAACATCCCAAATCTAGGGCTGTGGGCTGGAGTCCCTTTCTCCACAGTCTGGAAGCCTAGGCAAAAGCATGAACTGACCTGAGTCAGAGATTTATgcgactcacagttctgcagactatacaggaagcatagtgctggcatgtGCTTCtggcgaggcctcaggaagcttcccaatcatgacagaaggcaaagaaggagcaaATGTGTAACACGacgagagcaggagcaagagagaagggaggaggtcCCAGATTCTTTTGAACAGTCAGATATCCTCATAACTCATTACCATGGGAGGGCACAAAGCCATCCACTAGGGATcgacctccatgacccaaacacctcacactaggcctcacctccaacgtTGAGAGTCATCTTttaacataagatttggaggggacaaatatccaaaccatataatGGGTTAAGCATGTTCTTGTCGCAAGACTTTTAAATTTGCTGCTCCATCTGCTGCAGCAGCCCATATATTCACGTGCCttgattccttatttttttaactctGCTGTCAAGCAATCTCCTCAGAGAGGACTTCTCTGACTGTTACTAAAAATGATACCTCATTTCCTTCATCTTTTAACCCTTACATCACTTTATTTTCAATCATAACATTTATTTCAACCTGACTTTGTTTCAGAAGACCTTATTTGCTTATTGTCTTTTCTGGTCCCGCTGGAGTGAAAGCTATTTGTGAGAAGCGACCTATATATCTTTTCTACTGCTGCTTTCTTCTTGCCTAGAATAGTTACTAGGAGgtaattccataaatatttgttgaataaatatatgaatcttttaagaaatgcatttgctTAACAGTGATAAGCAGGATACAGAATATGGTAACAGTAgtggtggaatttttttttttttcttgagacagagtcttgctctgtcactcaggctggagtgcaatggcatgatctcagctcactgcaacctccacttcccaggttcaagcgattctcctgcctcagcctcccgagtagctgggatttcaggcctgtaccatcacgcctagctaatttttatatttctgatagagatggggtttcaccatgttggtcaggctagtctctaactcctgacctcaggtgatccacccacctcggccttccaaagtgctgggattacaggcgtgagccactgcgcccggctatggtggaaattttaaaaagtcatttcccTATGCCTTTGAGGAGGACCACGAAGTTAGTGCATGGgaagaaaacccagaaaagtGCTGTATTTCTTTCCTGTCCTTTAaagctttttttgtagaaatcagGGGTTCTCAAGCCTGAGAGTGCATCAGTGCATTACTTTGAGAGGTTGTTAAAGTGACTTTGCAACAGGAAAATGGTTAAACTGTGGCACATTcataccatggaacactactcagcaatgcagaggaacaaactattgatacacacaataACCTGAATGACTCCACAGAGAATTATGCTGGGTAAAAAAAAGAGCCAGTCCCCAAGagctatatactgtatgatttcatttgtataacattcttgaaatgacaacaatTATAGAATGGAGAACAGGTCAGTGGTTGCCAGCATGACAAGGTGGGTGAAGTTAAGTGGGTGTAAATAGAAAAGGGCAAAATGAGAGATCTCTGTGGTGATGGAaagtctgtgttttttatttggttGTATCAGTGTCAACACCTGGgctgtgatattgtactatagttttgtagGATGTCTAAATTGGGCAAAGGGTAATGGGatcattctgtaatttttttttgcaattgcctatgaatctacaattatttcaaaaattttaaaaagtttaataaattttttagaaaacacatacacacaaattttTGGGCCTTtccccccagagtttctgattcaatagaCCTGGATAGGGCCCAAAACCTAAATGTGTAACACGTTCCCCGATAAAGCTGATACTGCTGGACTGAGCACCACGCTTTGATAATCACTAAGCCAGAGTAATTAGGAATTCTTCTTACTCACAGGTAAGCTCTAGCTGGTCCATCGACTCCGTGTGAACAACATCAAATAATCCTCTACcatcttaaatattatttctcgTAGTAAAGACTATCATTAGTGAAACAGTCTCTAGAATGGGCCTGTCAGACTCCAATGCTCAAGACAAAGCCTCACCTTTTTTCAATAGGGCCCTGTCTGATTGGCTGGACTGTAAGCAGTTCACCAGCAACAGCTGTGTCCTTTTCTGACTGCCTCAGCTGGAAAGGAACTGTCCAAGTTGGAGGTTCACATCCTCGGCTGCACATTACAATTACCTGAGAGCTGTTAAACATCCCAGTGCCTGGGATCTTTCCAGGTCACAATCACAGACAAGTTTAATTAGAATCTCTGAATGTAAGACCCAGGTATCAGTATCATTTGTGTTTGAATGGAGGGCTGAGCCCTAGGCTCTCAGTAGAATTTCTAAGGTGCctaccttctttcctccctctccccacattGCCTTGGGTCCAGTTTCCCAGATTCCACAAAGGGGAGGCAGCACCTGCTCAAGAAGCTGAACTCCCAAGCTAGAAACCCCAGTCTTacattcctttctctcccttaTCTGAGGTTCTTACAAGTTGCATGTCTTTTTTCTCAGCAGTGTCTCTCAAACACCAGGCACCCTTGCATTCCATTAGCTTTTGCCAAGTCTTCATCTTTTCCAGTGAGCTATGCAAGAGTTTCCTCACCAACCTCCTCAACTGTACTATTGTGTCCTTCTCAAATCCATCATTATATAGCCACTAAAGAGATCTTTCTAAAACACTAATAGATTCTTTCACTCCCTTATTTGAAACCCTTTGTGGAGaaccttttttccccccaagaaaCAAATTAGTATGATATCCAAGACTCTCCATGACCCAGGCTTTCTCCCATTCCTTGCCTCTTTTGCAAGCCTCATATATCTAGATTTCCCCAACAAAACACTTTCACTTCCTTAAAAAATCCtggtttattgagatataattaacacgccatacaattcacccatttaaaatgtacaattcagtggttcttAAAATACTTGTAGTCATGCAACTTTAAACACAGCTGAATTGTAGCATATTTTCAACATCCCCAAAATAAATTCAGTATCTTCTAGATGTAACCCCTATCTTCCTATCCCCTGCCCAGCCCTGAGTAATCATTAATTTACTTTCTTcataacccattttacagattgatGAATCACTACCCAGTAGAGTTATGAACTTTGGAGCAAGACTGACCTAGGTTTAAATTTTACCTTAGCTAGTATATAGGTTTGGATCACTTACTCCATCCAAACTTCAGTTTTGTTGCCATCAAAATTGGAAAAGTTACATCTACTTCTCATACAGGCTATGAGGATTATTGACAGTATAATAAGGTGCCTAGCAACAATAGCTGTTATCATTATATTTTAGtgaattatgaatataaaattttgaaaaaatcatTGCTGTGATCCTATAACCAATAACTAGATACCCCATTGCAGCAGTAACTACACTTTCAGATTTTAATAACATGTGGGCTAATGTGATATTTCAAATGAAGACTGTCTTAGAAAAGTTAACATGATTAGCACTGGACTCAATCTAGGTCATGGGGTGGATAGTTTTGGAAATATCAGGCCTAAGATTAGTCAGCATAGATGCATAATTCCTGAGGCTCACAGAAAGGCTGTGGAGAGGGGGAAAGGGTCACATTTTCTTCTCATCTCCACCTGTCACTTAGATCAGCTTGCTGTATTAATTTTGCATGGccatgtaacaaattactactAACTTACTGGCTTAAAATAATGTGCATTTATTATCACACAGTTCTGTTAAGTTAAAAGTCTGGGGAAACTCACCTGGGTTCTTTGCTTAGAATCTGTTAAAGGTAAAATCAAGGCGTCAGCCATGTTGCGCTGTtacctggaggctctggggaagaatctaTTTCCAGTCTCATAtgggttgttggcagaattcagtttcttcTGGTTGTAGGACGGAAGTCCAAGTTGCTGGATGTCAACCAGGGAATCA
This region includes:
- the NT5C1B gene encoding cytosolic 5'-nucleotidase 1B isoform X6, with the protein product MSQTSLRQKKNEPGMRSSKESLEAEKRKESDKTGVRLSYQGSQESSLRKTDSRGYLVRSQWSRTSRSPSAKAPSIDEPRSRNTSAKLPSSSTSSRTPSTSPSLHDSSPPPLSGQPSLQPPASPQPSRSLDSRPPTPPEPDPGSRRSTKMQENPEAWAQGIVRENHQTRDSQPREYSRTSPTEWKSSSQRRGIYPASTQLDRDSLSEQQQQREDEDNYEAVYWASMRSFYEKNPSCSRPWPPKPKNAITIALSSCVLFNMVDGRKIYEEEGLEKYMEYQLTNENVILTPGPAFRLVKALQYVNARLRDLYPDEQDLFDIVLMTNNHAQVGVRLINSVNHYGLLIDRFCLTGGKNPIGYLKAYLTNLYIATDTEKVQEAIQEGIASATMFDGAKDMAYCDTQLRVAFDGDAVLFSDESEHFTKEHGPDKFFQYDTLCESKPLAQGPLKGFLEDLGRLQKKFYAKNQRLLCPIRTYLVTAKSAASSGARVLKTLRRWGLEIDEALFLAGAPKSPILVKIRPHIFFDDHMFHIEGAQKLGSIAAYGFNKKFSS
- the NT5C1B gene encoding cytosolic 5'-nucleotidase 1B isoform X1, whose product is MSQTSLRQKKNEPGMRSSKESLEAEKRKESDKTGVRLSYQMRRAVNPNHSLRCCPFRGHSSCRRCLCAAEGTALGPCRTIRIYIHMCLLWEQGQQITMMRVSRDHTTDSGGEPQTIWGSQESSLRKTDSRGYLVRSQWSRTSRSPSAKAPSIDEPRSRNTSAKLPSSSTSSRTPSTSPSLHDSSPPPLSGQPSLQPPASPQPSRSLDSRPPTPPEPDPGSRRSTKMQENPEAWAQGIVRENHQTRDSQPREYSRTSPTEWKSSSQRRGIYPASTQLDRDSLSEQQQQREDEDNYEAVYWASMRSFYEKNPSCSRPWPPKPKNAITIALSSCVLFNMVDGRKIYEEEGLEKYMEYQLTNENVILTPGPAFRLVKALQYVNARLRDLYPDEQDLFDIVLMTNNHAQVGVRLINSVNHYGLLIDRFCLTGGKNPIGYLKAYLTNLYIATDTEKVQEAIQEGIASATMFDGAKDMAYCDTQLRVAFDGDAVLFSDESEHFTKEHGPDKFFQYDTLCESKPLAQGPLKGFLEDLGRLQKKFYAKNQRLLCPIRTYLVTAKSAASSGARVLKTLRRWGLEIDEALFLAGAPKSPILVKIRPHIFFDDHMFHIEGAQKLGSIAAYGFNKKFSS
- the NT5C1B gene encoding cytosolic 5'-nucleotidase 1B isoform X3, yielding MSQTSLRQKKNEPGMRSSKESLEAEKRKESDKTGVRLSYQMRRAVNPNHSLRCCPFRGHSSCRRCLCAAEGTALGPCRTIRIYIHMCLLWEQGQQITMMRGSQESSLRKTDSRGYLVRSQWSRTSRSPSAKAPSIDEPRSRNTSAKLPSSSTSSRTPSTSPSLHDSSPPPLSGQPSLQPPASPQPSRSLDSRPPTPPEPDPGSRRSTKMQENPEAWAQGIVRENHQTRDSQPREYSRTSPTEWKSSSQRRGIYPASTQLDRDSLSEQQQQREDEDNYEAVYWASMRSFYEKNPSCSRPWPPKPKNAITIALSSCVLFNMVDGRKIYEEEGLEKYMEYQLTNENVILTPGPAFRLVKALQYVNARLRDLYPDEQDLFDIVLMTNNHAQVGVRLINSVNHYGLLIDRFCLTGGKNPIGYLKAYLTNLYIATDTEKVQEAIQEGIASATMFDGAKDMAYCDTQLRVAFDGDAVLFSDESEHFTKEHGPDKFFQYDTLCESKPLAQGPLKGFLEDLGRLQKKFYAKNQRLLCPIRTYLVTAKSAASSGARVLKTLRRWGLEIDEALFLAGAPKSPILVKIRPHIFFDDHMFHIEGAQKLGSIAAYGFNKKFSS
- the NT5C1B gene encoding cytosolic 5'-nucleotidase 1B isoform X4, whose product is MSQTSLRQKKNEPGMRSSKESLEAEKRKESDKTGVRLSYQGHSSCRRCLCAAEGTALGPCRTIRIYIHMCLLWEQGQQITMMRGSQESSLRKTDSRGYLVRSQWSRTSRSPSAKAPSIDEPRSRNTSAKLPSSSTSSRTPSTSPSLHDSSPPPLSGQPSLQPPASPQPSRSLDSRPPTPPEPDPGSRRSTKMQENPEAWAQGIVRENHQTRDSQPREYSRTSPTEWKSSSQRRGIYPASTQLDRDSLSEQQQQREDEDNYEAVYWASMRSFYEKNPSCSRPWPPKPKNAITIALSSCVLFNMVDGRKIYEEEGLEKYMEYQLTNENVILTPGPAFRLVKALQYVNARLRDLYPDEQDLFDIVLMTNNHAQVGVRLINSVNHYGLLIDRFCLTGGKNPIGYLKAYLTNLYIATDTEKVQEAIQEGIASATMFDGAKDMAYCDTQLRVAFDGDAVLFSDESEHFTKEHGPDKFFQYDTLCESKPLAQGPLKGFLEDLGRLQKKFYAKNQRLLCPIRTYLVTAKSAASSGARVLKTLRRWGLEIDEALFLAGAPKSPILVKIRPHIFFDDHMFHIEGAQKLGSIAAYGFNKKFSS